From the Candidatus Atribacteria bacterium genome, the window TACTTCATCTTTATCATGAGAAATGATAAATTTAAAACTAGAGAATTTTATTCCTGTCTGTTTAATGGATTGAAAAACCCTTTGGGCAAATTTATCCGTAATACATACCAAACCAATGCTTTTCTCTTTGGAAGATAAATGAGCAATGTTTACCATCGTTTCCATCAAAGGGTCCAAGGCAATAGTGAGAACTCTCTGCTTTTGATCAGAAAGAAATTTTTTTACTTCATTATAATGAAAAAATGTCGTTACTACCAAATCGATAGACTTAATTTTTTCTCTAAAAATATCTGGCGCTTTATAAATCTCATCTATCAATATAGGTATTATGGAAATACCCGTTCCCAATTCTATCCCTTTGGAAAAAAAATATAATTGTTCCTGATTACATTCAATAAAAGCAATGTTAATATTTTTTAACAATTTTTCCTTTTCTTCTATTCTCTTATTGACTATTTTTTTAAACTCACTTAATTCAAAATCTAACTCCAGGGCTTCATTGATAGTAAGATCAATAATC encodes:
- a CDS encoding GntR family transcriptional regulator, producing MKIEIDKKSGIPLYLQIKHQIRELLENGNLKEGEQLPTERDLSESLQISRNTVSMAYKELVLENIIFSIPGKGTFPNPKTSALSKSKANNNQLKIEEIIDLTINEALELDFELSEFKKIVNKRIEEKEKLLKNINIAFIECNQEQLYFFSKGIELGTGISIIPILIDEIYKAPDIFREKIKSIDLVVTTFFHYNEVKKFLSDQKQRVLTIALDPLMETMVNIAHLSSKEKSIGLVCITDKFAQRVFQSIKQTGIKFSSFKFIISHDKDEVKKFLINTDIVITSPGRKKEVEKFISPQIPLIEFVYVPDKGSMSMLKLAILDIKREGGIL